A segment of the Zingiber officinale cultivar Zhangliang chromosome 8B, Zo_v1.1, whole genome shotgun sequence genome:
ATTCAACTACACAAGCATTATCATGCTAGAGATTTGAATGAACATTAGTTATCAAATTTCGTAAACAGTAAGCAGTAGAGTACTAGCCTTGTATGTTAAACTTGTTAAATGTACAATATCTCATAAGAAAGTTTACCTTTAATGCTATCACAATATCACATCAAGAGAGAATACACAAATCAATAAACTGATCCATAGTGAGTCTTAGCTCTTCAAGAACCTGAAAAATAAGGATGTGAATAAATACAATAATTCAATTAGCAATAAGCAGAATAAATATACCTTTGAAACTTCAAATTCCATCACAGAGATTTTTTTGGAACTAGAATCCATTAAATGACGGAGAAACCTTGGTGCCCAAAAAGTTAAAGTATCCATGTCTTTTGAGGCAACTGCAAATACCTAGAGATTGATAACAAAGAAATACATTTAAgatattaaagttaaaaaaacaaaacaaaatgtgTTACATTGCATCATTTTTCCTTGTCACTTTTGCAAAGAGCTACGCATTGAGCTTCTGCTTCACAGGGTGCCTTTAGATCAAAAAGATGAGTTTAGCTTCTAAAACAAGAGATACAATACTTGTATATTAAGCAATTGCATGTAGCTTTAGGAAATGTTTGTAAGAGAAAGCAAAACTGTGTCATTGTTAGTTCAAATTCTTGTAGCAAGGATAAAGAATTCAATAAGTGAAAGTGGACTAGTTTACCTCAATAGTAGGCACACCCATTAATCTTAAGAGACTTTTACAATCTTCATTGTGTTGCTTGGTTACCTGTGAAAAAACTCTATAGTTAGGAATATGTCATTTTCGCTAAATATGATTACTCTTAATTATCAATTCGCACTGATAAAATTTGTTTTAGCTTGCtacaaattattaataattatccAACGAGTCTAAATCCTTCATGGCTACTTGGCATCAATAGGggaacaagaaaaacaaaaaaactagTTCTTTTGCTCCATTAGTTAAGGAATACCCTTGATTTCTTATGCTCTGGATGTTGATACAACAacctacaaagaaagaaaaacaagcatcaTCAAGaacaatatataaaaaaaaaccctTAAAATATTCTATGAGAACAGTTTCTATGTATCTTTATGAAGGTCTTaaccaaaagacagtttgatcagATCAGTATCACTCAGCATTAATGACAGAATTTATGGACGTTGAAGTGAAGGACAAGTTGCCAAATAGATATTGATGAATTTTTTCCACATTCAACTGTTTCATTGAAGAAatcaaataaaaaagaataaaaagcaAAGATTAGGATCCAAGAAAGATATAAACAAGATAATTTAGAAGCTCttccaatataaattatatatgcATGTTGATCGTATGTATGTATGAACTAGCAATATCAActacaaatttttttttcattttcaacaaaCAATTCTGTTTAAACAATTTAAGCACATAAAGTGAAAAGAATAGTATGAAATGTTTGAGACAATATCTCTCGTAGTTCACAGTATTTTTCTAAGCCTGAACAAAGGTTTACAGCTTGCCAATTACTGATTTGTGACATGATCTGGTTGCTATAAATTGAAAAAGATAGCTGAACAATAATGCAAAATGACAAGCATTTGCAACAGCTTGAATATTTCCAATGGGGTAAGCATGAACTTAAATATCTACATGCTTTCATTCatcagaaaaaggagaagaagatacACACAGGTTTGCGTATGATCAGTAAGTAAATATGTGcacaaaatcatcttcatgatTTCCTATGGAGCAGAATCGAACAATGGCAAGGAGGGAATCAAAtcagaaatttctttttaaagtAAATGTTAGACAAAACCAAAAATAGCAGAAAAATAAGAACAAGAGATGATGAGAcatccaaataataaaaaaaaaagtgaaccCTAAAAAATCATTTCCCCCCTTTGTTGACGTTGAGAAATACCTATACATGAAGGTGTCGCGTCCGGGGCCGAGGCGGCGCTTGCAGAGGCCGCAAGCCATCAAAAAGGGCGCGGTCTCCGTTACCGCGAAGTTGCTGGAGATCCTCCGCCGCCCTCATCCTCCGACGCCACTGCCCGGTGGAGCCACTCCGCCAGAGTGGTATCCGGCCTCGATCCAGTTGGCACTCACAAGCTCTCCTCCGACTAGGACCTTCCGCGGAGCTCCCTCCGCAGGATCCACGTCCGCAGCTTGGTGCTGGGTGCGGTGCTCCTGGAGGAGGCGGCTGCTGCTCTGGCTGTCACCAAATGTCTTAGGTTTTGCGGGGGAGTTTGCGATAGGGTTTTGCATTAGGGGAGGGGGATTCTTGTTGACACCGTTGTGGAGGAAGATCCAGTAGAGGCGGACGGTCGGTCGACAggatggcgtgaagagattgtatgaggagagggaaataAAAATGGCTAGGTTTGAACGTGACGGGGAAGACACGGCGCCAAAAAGATATTcagagagagggaaagcaaaaaCTGCACGCGAGGGGAAAAAAACCAAAGTCAAAtacaacggttttatcaaaactgttgttgtaacccctaaaaacgcggataaagacaacggtttataaaaccgttgtcgttttaaaaagaAGTCTCTCAATGACAACAATTTTcacaaaaccattgtcttttatatttaatgggaagttcaaagacaacgattttggcaaaaaccgttgtctctgagcaaatacgcaacactttcttttaaaatcgttgtcgtagaggtgttgtcttttaacatttttgttgtagtgaagtgactagtccaaggatacACACCACAGTCACCCTTCCACTATAGAAACTCTCCTTCTCGGAGCTacgccgaaggtggagaaaccttatacAATGATCTGCAACTCTCCCTCTCAACAGAATACCTCACAAGGAAGAAGTTAAAAGATTAGCGTTTTGAGTACACCTACTTCTTCTTTGAGTGGCTTAAGATTGTAGCATTAGTGAGAGCTTGAGCACTTGAGATTGAACTTGAGCTTAAGCTTGAGCACTAGAGAGTAATGAAGAACACTTGATCGCAATGGAACAATTGTATTCAAATAGGCGACTTCAGATCTTCTTAAACCGTAGAGAAGGATCCATTTTTCTTGTCATTTTGTGAGTCTTAATCAATTAAGAAGTGATCTTAGTTGATTACCAGGCATTAATTGATTAAAGTAGTATAATTGGTGCGTGTTTCATTTACGCTACTCCACCAAATCATCTACCCTAATCGATTAAGTTTAAGGTAATCGACTAGCTTAGGAACTATTCTGTTTTTGAACAGAGTGCCTCTTAATTGACTGAGCCAATCACTTAAGTTTcaaatagaagcattctgttcgaaGTAAAACAACACCGTAAGCAATTGAGTCAATCGCTTACGATTTCCTAATCGATTATTGTAATTGATAAGGAAACCTTTTATTTCAAACAGAAGGTCTGTTAAGCGATTGACTCAATCACTTAACAtcctcttaatcgattaagcattTCTATTAATCGATTAACACACTTTGCTTCAGTTGATTATCAATTACCTTACCAAGAATCTTGTTCTCGACCTCCCTGGACTTCTTTTTCCTTAACATCGATCTTCTAACTAGCAAGGACTTTTCTTGTACCAAAGATCTGGTCCCTTGACCTCCTTGGATGTCTCTTGCtttgcatctggtcttccgacCTACAACGACTTCTCTTGCCAGGAATCCGGTCCTCAACCTTCTTGGTGTTGCAAACCTAAACTCATATTAGATCCAATGTATTagtctaaacttaaataattgtcaatcatCGAAATTTCTTTCGTAGGttatgattgcaccaacacttctttCTTCCTCCAGTTGGACATAATCTCTCTAAAAGATTTGGCAAATTTTGGCTTTTGGTGTAATGCATCAATCAGTGGGACTTCAATGTAAAGTTCTTTGACATTCTCTAAAAATCTGTCAAATTCTTCGTCCTTTTTAGTGATGGTTAGTTTTTGGGGGAAAGGAATTGTTCGACTTTGAATTTCTAGTGGAGGAAGCTTTTCAACCTTCTTGGTACTCTCCTCCTCATCTTATGTGCCACTCAATTATGATGAAGAAGGAGAGGACTCTCCAAGAACATCAATTCCCTCATTAGGAGGGGTCAATAGGGTTTACATTGGACTTGTCTAGAAAAACTCCTAGTGCTCTTGAGGAAGATGAGGCTATCTGTGCTATTTAGCTATCTTGaatcttttaattttttcatAGTTATCCATGCTTTGAGTGAGCTATTTGATATCAGTTTTCATCTTCATTTGTGTTCCATagactttttcaaataatttttctaattggAATTGATGATAGCCTTGTTGTTACTGCTGATAGCTCTGTTGCTTCCTCGGTTGGTAGCTCTGCTTTTGTCCCATAGGTTGCCCTTGGTTGATTATTTCTTTAGAAAAAATTTGGATGATTTCTTGAACCTGTATTGTATGTGTTAGAGTAtggattattttacttttaaaatttattatagcgTCACATTGCTCAAATTGTTCAAGTCGAGAAGAAATGACTCTAAGTAGATAAACTTCTTGTACCTGCTCTGTACTTCTATCAGAATCATAATTTTTTACTATTACCGATcttcattaatttaaatttttagttaagaCACTTATTTTTACTGATATTAATGTAAATATATCAACATCAATTAATGTGGAGAtatgagagagagagaaaaagtaGCAGCAGTCGGTAACAATGGTAAGAGAAAAGGATAGAGATTTGATTTATAGAGTGGGAGACGATGATGATACATAGCAGTCGGTATAACGACGACGATGAAAGAgaagaatttaaatttaggatttaacataaacataaaacataaaaaGGGTGAAATCAATTAATTAGAAAAGAagaatatttaataaaaaaaaagggtTTTAGAGAGAAACTTGGAGCAtaggaaaagaaaggaaaacaatTAAAAgtaagttaaaagaaaaattattaacaagaaaattaaaagaaagaaaaatgattAGCTATGGTATATATGAagagtataaaaataattaaagattataaaaaaaaagagaaatgaaTTAAAATCTGAtcgataataataattttaaaataataaaattctaattattaaaattttatttattgtaataatTTATTCGAAAACGGAGTGATATTGGATATCAATCTTTTAACGAGAATCTCTTCATTTGCATGCGGTCCTGCTGCCCCAGCCCCTCTGTGGAGTTGGATTCGGTGAGGAGAACGGTGGTGAACACTCGTCAAGTTGCATGACTGCCATGGACGACCGCGTGGCCGCAATCGTCCAGAATTTTCACCTTTTCCTCTCGCTATAAGAAGCATCGTAATCCTTCCGTCCATCATCACTTCCATCGCTTTGATCTATCTAATAGTTATGGCGATCACCAAAGAAAAAGCACTCCTAGCAGtgctcctcttcctctccctttacCTCCTATCGGCTGCTTCCGTGCTCTCGCACAACAGCGTCGATCCCCAGCGCCGGCTCGAGCAGTGCCAGCAAGAGTGCCGCCAGAGTCGGCAGGGCGAAGCTCAGCGGCGCCAGTGCGAGCAAAGGTGCGAGGAGGAATACCGCAGCGAACAGAGAAGGAGCAGGGGAGACGATCTGGTGGAGATGCGTCGAGATCCTCAAGAGAGGCTTCGCCAATGCAAGCAGAAGTGCTGGCAGCAGCAGCATGACCCGCGCCAGGTGCAGCAATGCGAGATGCAGTGCGAGCAGCGGTATGAGGAGGAGCGAGGACGAGACGAGACGAACAGAGACCCCGAGGAAGAACTCCACCGGTGCGATCGGCGTTGTGATCAGCAGCGCGGCGACGCCCGGCAGCAAGAGCAGTGCCAAAGGAGATGCGAGGAGCGTTACCAAGAGGAGCGCGAGCGCAGAGAGCGTGGCCGCGATGCCGTAGGGAACCGCGACCCTCGGGAGGAATACCGGCGATGCCAACAACGGTGTGAAGAGGAGCGTCGCGACCCGCGGCGACAACAGCAATGCCAATGGAAGTGCGAGGAGCAGTACCGGGAACAGCAGGAACGGGAAGAGCTCGGCCGTGGCGGGTCCGGCGGCAACAGGGATCTTCGGGAGGAATACCGCCGGTGCGAGGATGACTGCGAACAGCAATATCGCGACCCTCGCAAAATGAGGCAGTGCCGCAGCCGATGCGAGGAGGAGTGCAGAGAGCACGAACGAAGGGGCCGTGGGGAGCGTGAAGATCCAGCGATAGAGATGGTGTAAGTCGTGGAAGTCGAAGCAGGAGTGAGGTGGCTCCGAGTCTACATGTTGGAGTCAATCTCTCTGACTCTTTCCCTTGAGTAGTGTAAGAATCTGGTCTAATGTCGACTTAGTGACAACTAAATAAAAGAGCCgcctttgtcaaaaaaaaaaaaaaaagtgatgcaAAGTTACTGGTTAATGCCACGCGCGACTCTGCTCAACGGGGCCTTCCCAATAATCTACGCAATACAATAAATATTACacaaatcaaaactcaaaactcCGAATAATAACTTATTGATAACAATTTTGTATAGATGTTGTTAAACTATTATACATCCTTGTTGCCTAACTTAATTGTTGAACTTGAGTTCCTACAGTTTGCTTCTACAAGACGCAGAGCCGCAGGAAGACCGGCAGAGGGTTGGAAGCTGACTAATGGAGGGAAGATGTGAAAAATGAGCACCATCGATTGGGTTGGCTTACGTTATGTTATCCATCTCCGGTACAGAGGATCATCTAACAATTATTCCCATGAAAGTTCAAGTATCATGATAAGGCTCCGCAGGGAGGAGATGCTAGCTATTCACATGTTTGTTTGCCTGGAGCTGTGTTGCTGAATTTGGAAACATAATAGGGAATTCATATTCATTTTTATCATAGACAAGTGATCTTAAGAAGTGATAATAGAGATGGTTGTCTGCAACAAGGCCACTACACTTGTTCCTACAGAATTAATACGAAGTCAATTGTTTTATCATACTTATCCATCAACAACTATTCTACGTGATATTAGAATTACTACTACAATTTTAACCCCAAAACAAAAGACGTAATGTTACTACAGTACTTTTTATTGATCACACTTAGCATCCTGCTACTACAATCCCAAGCACGGTGAACTCATACAACAGATTCAGTTATGCACAGTACAGTTTGATCAGGATCTCGTGCATCATTTTACTTTCTCATTTACTAGACAACTACACGAGAAGTGGACGGGAGCAAGCACTTGTGTTGCTGGAAGAGTTATGAAATGATGTCGAGTTAAGTGTCAGTGTGTCCTCAACTGAATTTTTCTCAACCTCAATCGGTTGCTCTGCTTCTCCTTTGCCAGCATCAAAGCCCTTGCACAAAGCCTTTGCTATAGCCCTGATGGTGTTCGGGGTTGTCCTACAGCATCCTCCTATAAGAGAAGCTCCAGCCTCATGCCACTTGCTCACGTATGAAACAAAATCATCGTCAGAAGCACCACTTAACTGCAAGCAGAAACACAGAGGTGGTTagacattttattaaaaaaaatttgtaaaaccAGGTATTGGTACAAATTGCATCACGAACTTCACATGGAAAATGCATTGATATTTGTCCGTCATCAGATTTCAGAATTGCTTAGGTTTAGAACTCAATAATATCGAAGCAACAGGAAGACATGTTCAAGTATCAACGAGGTTGTAAAAACTCACCACCCAATCCTTTCTAACAGGATCATACCCTTCGCCGCCACTATTTGGATAAACTAAGATGGGTTTTAGTGTTTCCTGACAAGGAATAAAGAATATGAAGTCACAAGACTGAAATACTAACTAAGATCAATAAGTTGTCAAATTTTGTATCAATGATGGATTCCTTCTGAATTGAGCATCAAGCTTCATtccaaacaaaaagagaaaaagaatgacTGTACAATAGGTATTACCTTCTTAATAGAGAGAATTAAACTGTGGATGAATCTAGGTGCAGTGCAGTTGATTCCAATAGCAACGACTTTGTTGCATGAATCAGCCAGAGAAACACATTCAGCCATAGAATCTCCACTAACAACATTGATCCCATCCTTCGAAGTGAAAGAAAACCAAGCTGGAATTTTTGTGTCACACTCCAGAAGAAGTTCAACATATGTCTGTAAAAGAAGTCAGAATTAGGATCAACTAAAAGGAACATCTTGAGCAAAATAAGAatctcaagtctagggttccactAAAATCAAGCTTCTTAATATTTGCAGTCGATTCTTGTAACAAACTCTGTTCTGAATTTCTGTTTTAGCTAAATCTTATCGAAAGCCTCAACTATTTGTGCCCTTTTACTCTTTGGTATTGAGTACCCCAAGTACCTAAATGTGCAACGAAGGAAGAGCAGGAAACATTGCTTAGCTCTACAAATACATCAAAAGATACCTGAGCTTCAAGTTTATTTGGAATTGTTTCAAAAGCAATTATATCAGCTCCAGCTTCAGAAAGAACCTGAAGCCTTCTCCTATGAAAATCTTTGAGGGTTTCCACTGTAATTTCTTGGCCATAGTTTCCACTACAAACAGAACAATCACATGATCATCTAATGAAGACCTCCATATAATACTGTAGTCCCGAGCAGCATTAACAAGATGCACCTGTACTCAGAACCATCTGCTAGATATGCTCCATAACTTCCTATTGATGCAGCAACCAACACAGGACGCTGCTTCAGGTTGATTGCGCCCTCACTGAATCCAGAACCGGATTTAAGATATTGGCCTTGAAATATGTCTCGCGCTTCGCATGCAATTTCAACACTTCTCCTCAACAAAGCTTCACTTTCCGCCGGGGAAAAACCTCTAGATTGAAAACCCTGTATGGTTCCCTGTTGCGGCACCAAATAATCCCGATTATACCGCAACTTTTCCAATTTAATCATAATTCAAATCGCAGAATAACGATAAGAACCTGATAGGAGGCAGTGATCAAGATGCTTGCACCAGCTTCAAGATAGTCTAAATGAACCTGTCACGAAATGAGACAACATACAGAACAAGTGCTCAAAACAAGTGCCGTAAaagttttcatttttatttttgatgagTTCTTTTGAATCGCAAGCAGCAAACTTCACAAAAAGAATGAAAGATTGCAACTTCTATAGGGGGATTTACCTTCTTGATCAGGTCGGGGGAGGTGAAGAGGTACTTGGCGCTCCACAACTGGTCCTTCAGGTCTGCTCCATGGGCTTCGAGCTCCGTTGCAAGCCCGCCGTCGATGACGGCGAAACCGCCAGCCTCGTCGAGGAACTTTCGCATTAGATCCGCCCCACCGCCGCTCCCAAATCCCATCGTTTCCTACTTGTTCTTCCTTCCTGCTTCCGCCCTCTTTTATAGCAGCGGAATGGGAATCTACGGATGTACATAGGTTCCCCAAACACGGCTTACAAGATTATACTGATCTGACTAATTTAAATTAAGATTATTAACATAATGAAATACGAATCTCTCAGTCATTTAATCATACTTAGGCTATTGCTCAGGCCAAAGATCGTGACTGATAAAACAACTGAGGATGTGCCAAGACCGAATTTGCAACTCCGAACGAACCTAGGAGAAGCAATCATGTGACATGAAAAACTTAATTGGAGAGGTTAGAATGAGTTAAGATAGATTTTGACGTGATCATTCCGATGTTCAAgttataaaaattactagttcATGAAAAATCATATAAAGTAGTACGGAATGTGTATGTACTTGCGCCCGTGGGAACTGGCTCCCTTTTATACTTTCGCATAGGAAAGAGACATGAACCTCCTTATGTTCAAGTCGTGGGGCTGCCATGTAGGCCCATGTGTCCCAGATGATCCACGTCCTTCGCTTATTATGATGTCCATGTTCCCCACAATGGAGGGTTAGTGACCGCCATCGGGGGTATCGGGAAAGGTAGAGACGAAGAAGGTCGAGCATAATTGAGCTGAAGGAAGTCGAGCGCTAAGTTGAAAGAAGTGGGGTGTGGTTGACTTGAAGGAGGTTGGGTGTAGCTGAACTGAAGGAGCTGAGTCGTTACTTTCTAAGTGAATTTCGGTCTAGATTTCTTGGGTTCCACTAGCTGAGTGAGAACAACTTAACTCGGGCTCCCCTTTGACAAGGCTTGATTATGAGTAAAGCAGGTTTGATCTGTTTGAGTGCAACATGACCATATGCTTCAAGGGCCCACGTGGATGCAACTAATATCCGCCACATCACAAGTTTTCCCGTCGAGTCTAGTAGAAGGAGACTTTagcctgactgactagactgttgTGTCACATCACACGGTTGAGCGACAGGTTAGCGTGAGACCAAGTATTGAGTTAATCTTGCCCCATCTGTCAATCTCCAAATTAGCAAATAGAAAAGACAAAGGTCGTAAAGGCGATGAATGTGCAAGATTGTGAATTCAACCCATGATCGGGATGCCACCCTTAACATTTAATATTGACATATGCAATCAGCGTTGGTCTCCAATACCTGCATGTCGCTCTGATCGATGAGACATTTATGATAATGCCCCTTTGTCTGCTTGATCCCATGGTGAGGCAGAGTTGTTAGAACCCcggggtagttttgatatggtcaaccaagttcagttaggttctgctgtatttgatccttgtgtctaagtgtgcaggagtttaggaacacaagaagtcgagcagaagacgcaactagctagaaggacagcacggggaagagttgatgggctcggtgcgttcgaggggggcgaggtgctgcagaagagtacatagGTGGACGAGAAAGATGTGAATGACGTTCGAGAGataagaagccggggaggaagtctgctcgaggagaaggctagaagaTGGGTATAAGTGAGCCCAATTCCAGATGGATGAAATCACCCAGATGATTGGAGCAGCAAAAGAACAAAGGGAGTGTTGTAAGAgctactgaaggcgccttcaacagagtTGAAGGCGCCCCTTGCAtctctgtggaaggcgccttccatggctggaaggcgccttcgatgaacagtacgaaggcgcattccagcctttgaaggtgccttccgatAGCCATTAGCTGCGGATAAGCTTTATCCTCAGCGGATACAAGTTAtctgatggaaggcaccttcaagctacggataagatttttcagaagTTATAAAATAGCTCCTagagttagaaaatatttaataacTTCGGTAAtaatttcctagcaactttctGAGTGTTCAAAGTGTATAAaagacttctctgccttcaaGGAAGGAGATTTGCTAGTGTTTTTTtttcaacgccttggattaacaatcacctaggttgtaactaagtaaatctctAGCCTTTTACCTgttctttattttattaattaattatttattgttAATATAATTACTATCGTGCTGCTAATCTACATTGAAAGAATGAGAAGCGTGTTTCCATTTTTAAtttacaagcaattcacccctcccctcttgccggccgcaTAGGAGCCAACAAGAGTTGCCCGCCTTTCTCTTGTCCCATTGGATGACTTAGTTTGAATTGCTGAGAGAACCAAGGGGCCGCTTGGATTGCCATTATTATAGAGGTTTTAATGGTGATGATAGTTGAGATGCAATGATTTGAGTGCCTAATCTGCCAGTGGAGAAGAAGTCTGATCTTGTCAACTTGTCATTCGATGATCCAAGTTGAGCTTACGAAGGTATATTAGAATGAGAGGAATAGCGTcgtgtaagtaccccatggtagttttgatgtgatcaaccaagttatgttaggtcttgttatggtttgatccttgtgtctatgtgtgcaggagcttaggagcacaagaagtcaatcaaaagatgtagctagcgagatgGATGACACAtgagagagtcgacaggctcggtacATCTGAGGGACAAGGCGTTGTGGAATAGTAcgttggcagacgagaaggaagcgtgtgacatttttaagggacgagaagctggagcggaaggttgcttgagaagacTAGAAAAAAGATTCGggtgtgttagtattagccctagtaccaattatgaggaGATTGACAAGGGcattttttg
Coding sequences within it:
- the LOC122016751 gene encoding homocysteine S-methyltransferase 2-like → MGFGSGGGADLMRKFLDEAGGFAVIDGGLATELEAHGADLKDQLWSAKYLFTSPDLIKKVHLDYLEAGASILITASYQGTIQGFQSRGFSPAESEALLRRSVEIACEARDIFQGQYLKSGSGFSEGAINLKQRPVLVAASIGSYGAYLADGSEYSGNYGQEITVETLKDFHRRRLQVLSEAGADIIAFETIPNKLEAQTYVELLLECDTKIPAWFSFTSKDGINVVSGDSMAECVSLADSCNKVVAIGINCTAPRFIHSLILSIKKETLKPILVYPNSGGEGYDPVRKDWVLSGASDDDFVSYVSKWHEAGASLIGGCCRTTPNTIRAIAKALCKGFDAGKGEAEQPIEVEKNSVEDTLTLNSTSFHNSSSNTSACSRPLLV